The following nucleotide sequence is from Dehalococcoidia bacterium.
CCGCGCCGGCGGCTCTACCCGGCCGTGGGGCCGCGGCGGCACCGGGTGGCGATGTTCGTCGGCTGCGTGATGCCGCAGATGTACGCCGCCTCGGAACGAGCGACGCTGAACGTGATGCGCCGCAACGGCTGCGACGTGGTGCTGCTGCCCAACGAGCAGTGCTGCGGCGCCCTGCTGGTGCACGGCGGCGACCGCGAGGCAGCGCGCCGGCTGGCGCGGCGCAACATCGACGCGGTGCTCGCGGCGAACGTCGATGCGCTGATCGTCAACGCCGCCGGCTGCGGCTCGATGCTGAAGGAGTATCACGAGCTGCTGGCGCACGACGAGGCGTACCGCGAGAAGGCCGAGCGCTTCAGCGGTATGGTGCGCGATGTCACCGAGTTCCTCGCCGCGCACGGCATCGACGAGAAGCGGCTTGGCCCCGTCAACGCGCGCGTCACGTACCAGGATTCCTGCCACCTGGCGCACGCGCAGCGGGTGAAGGAGTCGCCGCGGCAGCTGATCCGCGCGATTCCGGGCGTGGAGTTCGTGGAGCTTGGCTCGGATCGCTGCTGCGGCAGCGCCGGCATTTACAACGTCGTACGGCGCGAGATGTCGCTGCAGGTGCTCGACAGCAAAATGGAGGAGGTCAGCGAGGCGATGCCGGAGATCATCGTCACCGCCAACCCCGGCTGCATGCTGCAACTGGAGAACGGCGTGCGCCGCGCCGGGCTGAAGGCGCGGGTGCTGCACGTTGTGGATCTGCTGGAAGAATCCTACCGGGCGGGAGCGAAGCAGCCATGAGTGCCATGAGCACAGGGACGATCGGCCTGCACGTGCAGGAACGCGACGCCGCGGCGACGCTGGCGGCGATCGAGCGCTACGAGCAGGTGGGCGTGCCGGCGGCCTGGCTGACGACCGGCGGCATGGGCGCCGACGGACTGACGATCCTCGGTGCGGCCGCGGTGCGCACGCAGCGCATCCTGCTGGGCACCTGCATCATTCCCATCCTGCCGCGCCATCCGATCGTGGTGGTTCAGCAGACGGCGGCGATCGCCTCGCTGGCGCCCGGCCGCTTCCGCCTTGGTCTGGGGCCAAGCCACAAGCCCAGCGTCGAGGGCATGTTCGGCATTCCCTTCGTCAAGCCGCTCGGCCACCTGCGCGAGTACCTGCGCATCGTCAAGGCCGCGCTGAACGAGGGCGGCGCCGACCTCGACGGCGACTTCTACCACGCGCATGGCCGCATGGCGGCGGCGCTGGCGCAGCCGGTGCCGGTGATGGCCTCGGCGCTGCGCGTCAACGCCTTCCGCCTCTGCGGCGAGCTGGCGGACGGCGC
It contains:
- a CDS encoding (Fe-S)-binding protein — encoded protein: MTSPAATGRSAFSGADAPAFADLARCVHCGLCLMHCPTFVATGLETESPRGRLYLMRAAEEGRIPLSDGFVGHMELCLQCRNCESVCPSGVPFGRIMEATRSQILTQGKGPARPRLLRRTITRALFLHTSVLSGVAASLRLYQRSGLRWLVQRSGVLRLAPPLRELEAMMPSLSKRPFRPRRRLYPAVGPRRHRVAMFVGCVMPQMYAASERATLNVMRRNGCDVVLLPNEQCCGALLVHGGDREAARRLARRNIDAVLAANVDALIVNAAGCGSMLKEYHELLAHDEAYREKAERFSGMVRDVTEFLAAHGIDEKRLGPVNARVTYQDSCHLAHAQRVKESPRQLIRAIPGVEFVELGSDRCCGSAGIYNVVRREMSLQVLDSKMEEVSEAMPEIIVTANPGCMLQLENGVRRAGLKARVLHVVDLLEESYRAGAKQP
- a CDS encoding LLM class flavin-dependent oxidoreductase, which gives rise to MSAMSTGTIGLHVQERDAAATLAAIERYEQVGVPAAWLTTGGMGADGLTILGAAAVRTQRILLGTCIIPILPRHPIVVVQQTAAIASLAPGRFRLGLGPSHKPSVEGMFGIPFVKPLGHLREYLRIVKAALNEGGADLDGDFYHAHGRMAAALAQPVPVMASALRVNAFRLCGELADGAITWICPLPYVRDVALPALRQGAASAGREAPPLVAHVPICVNEDAAAVRAAARQQLAGYPRLPYYATMLRDAGYEEALRGEWSDAMIDEVVAHGDEAAVGARLRQFIEAGAGEVIATPIPAGDDRRVSLDRAAALLAKLAG